The Desulfoscipio gibsoniae DSM 7213 genome contains a region encoding:
- a CDS encoding recombinase family protein encodes MAKKIVRIDPVKQQVTRQLQPKKRVCAYCRVSTDSREQQNSFTAQLEYYTALIENQENWQFAGIYADEARSGTKLQKRDDFLRMMKDCEDGKVDMIITKSVTRFARNTVDSIEAIRRLKQLGVSVYFEKEHIDSLAEKSELMLTILSSLAQGEAESVSTNNKWAAIKRFQDGTFILGTPAYGYTKDENGDLVIQEEEAAVVRRIFSEYLNGKGTYAIAKDLSEEGLHTIRSAEKWNDGVIKEMLLNPIYTGKLLHQKTMTTEVLPFKRQRNKGQLPQYLIEDNHEAIISHEQAEAVKEIFEYRRKQMGVDDLEKYQSRYAFSSKILCGECGSLFRRQKIYIGKPYEKTQWCCRQHIFDSTKCRQKAVREDDVQWAFTLMWNKLVSNYTEILTPLLEMLKKLRIDERQEKEIGECSNRIMELTEQGHILSRLVAKGYIDHAVFIERQNTLAIELAAAKKKRSQLLDNNGFDREIAGTEQLIELVRNNPHVIEEYHEDLFLQAIEKVIVQKNGQITFRLINRLELSEPCRKEAIEDDAKAHANRV; translated from the coding sequence ATGGCTAAGAAGATAGTAAGAATTGATCCTGTTAAGCAACAGGTCACCCGACAGCTACAGCCTAAAAAACGGGTTTGCGCCTATTGTCGGGTAAGCACCGATTCCCGTGAGCAGCAGAATTCCTTTACTGCACAGCTTGAGTATTATACCGCCCTGATAGAAAATCAAGAGAACTGGCAGTTTGCCGGAATTTACGCCGATGAAGCGAGAAGCGGCACTAAGCTCCAAAAAAGAGATGACTTCCTGCGGATGATGAAGGACTGCGAGGACGGAAAGGTCGATATGATTATCACGAAATCCGTGACCAGATTTGCCCGAAACACCGTAGACAGTATTGAAGCAATCCGAAGGCTGAAGCAGCTTGGCGTCTCGGTTTACTTTGAAAAGGAGCATATCGACAGCCTGGCGGAGAAAAGCGAATTAATGCTAACCATTCTAAGCTCTCTGGCACAGGGGGAAGCCGAAAGCGTCTCCACCAACAATAAATGGGCGGCAATAAAGCGCTTTCAGGACGGAACCTTCATCCTCGGCACTCCCGCATACGGCTATACCAAGGATGAGAACGGCGATCTGGTCATACAGGAGGAAGAAGCCGCAGTGGTTCGCCGCATCTTCAGTGAATACCTGAACGGCAAGGGTACATATGCCATCGCCAAGGATTTATCGGAGGAAGGACTCCACACGATACGCTCGGCTGAGAAATGGAATGACGGCGTGATAAAGGAAATGCTCCTAAATCCCATTTATACTGGCAAGCTGCTTCATCAGAAAACCATGACCACAGAGGTGCTGCCCTTTAAGCGGCAGAGAAACAAAGGCCAGCTTCCCCAATACCTTATTGAGGACAATCATGAAGCCATTATCTCACATGAACAGGCGGAGGCAGTAAAAGAAATTTTTGAATACCGCAGAAAACAGATGGGGGTGGACGATTTGGAGAAATACCAAAGCCGGTATGCCTTCAGCAGTAAAATCCTATGTGGCGAATGCGGCAGCCTATTCCGAAGGCAAAAAATCTATATCGGCAAGCCATATGAGAAAACCCAATGGTGCTGCCGCCAGCATATTTTCGACAGCACCAAATGCAGGCAAAAGGCAGTCCGAGAGGATGACGTTCAATGGGCTTTCACCTTGATGTGGAACAAGCTCGTAAGTAATTATACTGAAATTCTCACTCCCCTTCTGGAGATGCTCAAAAAGCTCAGGATAGACGAACGGCAGGAGAAGGAAATCGGGGAATGCAGTAACCGGATTATGGAGCTGACAGAACAGGGTCATATACTCAGCAGACTAGTAGCGAAGGGGTATATCGACCATGCAGTTTTTATAGAGCGGCAAAATACCCTGGCTATAGAGCTTGCCGCCGCAAAAAAGAAACGAAGCCAGCTACTGGACAATAACGGCTTCGACCGAGAGATAGCCGGAACAGAACAGCTAATAGAGCTAGTTAGAAACAATCCTCACGTTATTGAAGAATACCATGAGGATTTATTTTTACAGGCGATAGAAAAGGTTATCGTACAGAAAAACGGACAAATCACATTCCGGCTCATCAACCGGCTGGAGCTGTCCGAACCCTGCAGGAAGGAGGCGATTGAGGATGATGCAAAGGCACATGCCAATCGGGTATAA
- a CDS encoding SHOCT domain-containing protein: MSKDQSANEVKYKVALKLLDIMLRNGLISPAEYKKIDELNRETFTPELSKVYA, from the coding sequence ATGTCAAAGGATCAGTCAGCCAATGAGGTGAAATACAAGGTGGCGTTAAAGCTATTGGATATAATGCTCCGAAACGGCCTTATATCCCCTGCTGAGTACAAAAAAATAGACGAATTGAACAGAGAAACCTTCACGCCGGAACTTTCTAAGGTATATGCGTAA
- a CDS encoding recombinase family protein: MQKEALAELLKKDLVIGYVYTLDGERQEYYFAKSPSNIASFIMLKKEYADKIVLTDTLDRLILNTFGEFINRCPDQKLLREITKELVPMQMGDKKPDGIAIVSMEEAQAFWNQQEQKKAWVYCRIDAPEDTHGALKGQKKDLMDYAEQMGFEVVGYSEDLGSGMEFDRTGLAEVAKAAGEGRMDILLIKKLDCLGRNTAKTLEFIRGLEQLDIELYSPLEGEIQLEQSPYLSMQ; this comes from the coding sequence ATGCAAAAGGAAGCGTTAGCAGAGTTACTAAAAAAGGATCTCGTCATCGGATATGTGTACACGCTTGATGGAGAGAGACAGGAATACTATTTTGCGAAGTCCCCGTCCAACATCGCCAGCTTTATCATGCTGAAAAAGGAGTATGCAGACAAAATTGTTCTGACAGATACGCTGGACAGGCTGATATTGAATACCTTTGGCGAATTTATCAACCGCTGCCCTGATCAGAAGCTCCTTCGGGAAATCACAAAAGAGCTGGTACCCATGCAGATGGGCGATAAGAAGCCTGATGGTATAGCGATTGTCAGTATGGAGGAAGCACAAGCCTTCTGGAATCAGCAGGAGCAGAAGAAAGCCTGGGTTTACTGCAGGATTGACGCACCGGAGGATACCCACGGAGCCTTAAAAGGACAGAAAAAGGATCTTATGGATTATGCCGAGCAGATGGGCTTTGAAGTTGTTGGGTACTCCGAGGATCTCGGAAGCGGTATGGAGTTTGACCGCACCGGTCTCGCCGAGGTTGCGAAGGCCGCCGGAGAAGGCAGAATGGATATATTGCTTATAAAAAAGCTTGACTGTTTAGGACGGAATACCGCCAAGACTCTGGAATTCATCCGAGGCTTGGAACAACTGGACATCGAGCTTTATTCACCGCTGGAGGGCGAAATTCAGCTGGAACAAAGCCCTTACCTTTCCATGCAGTAA
- a CDS encoding sigma-70 family RNA polymerase sigma factor yields the protein MAVFRKRTNYREKYPDLSDDIIDVLMKSDRKMEYQQYDLKVGRYRIDSTTQIVTYIASKEDSYDRLSEENRQFAAEDESVEDAAIKAVMLEKMLACLKLLSPEEQTLITELFFKGKSERKLSAETGIHYMTIHDRKIKILGKIKKLMEK from the coding sequence ATGGCTGTATTTAGAAAAAGGACGAACTATCGGGAGAAATATCCCGACTTAAGCGATGATATCATCGATGTTCTGATGAAAAGCGACCGGAAGATGGAGTACCAGCAGTACGATTTGAAGGTCGGAAGATACCGAATTGACAGCACAACACAGATCGTTACGTACATAGCAAGCAAGGAGGATTCCTATGACAGGCTGTCGGAGGAAAACCGGCAGTTTGCTGCAGAGGACGAAAGCGTAGAGGATGCTGCAATAAAGGCCGTGATGCTTGAAAAAATGCTGGCGTGCCTTAAGCTGCTTAGTCCGGAGGAACAAACACTAATCACTGAGCTGTTTTTCAAGGGCAAAAGCGAACGCAAGCTCTCGGCGGAAACGGGCATTCACTATATGACCATTCATGATAGAAAGATAAAAATCCTAGGCAAAATAAAAAAACTTATGGAAAAGTAA
- a CDS encoding helix-turn-helix transcriptional regulator has protein sequence MKFGEKIKDARVAKGMTQADLAQAVGVSLRTMVSYENGDCYPKKREVYGKLAAALGVEVNYLLTENEEFINAAGEKYGHRGKKYAQQLITEVSGLFAGGDMDEADLDAVMKAITDAYWIAKEKNKKYTPKKYRKADKE, from the coding sequence ATGAAATTCGGAGAAAAAATAAAGGATGCCCGCGTCGCAAAAGGCATGACACAGGCGGATCTGGCACAGGCGGTCGGGGTATCTCTCCGCACAATGGTCAGCTATGAAAACGGAGATTGCTATCCAAAAAAACGCGAGGTATACGGGAAGCTGGCTGCAGCTTTAGGTGTTGAGGTGAATTATCTTCTGACCGAGAACGAGGAGTTTATTAACGCTGCCGGAGAAAAATACGGCCACCGGGGAAAGAAGTATGCCCAGCAGCTCATCACAGAGGTCAGCGGCCTGTTTGCCGGAGGCGACATGGATGAGGCGGATTTGGACGCCGTTATGAAAGCAATCACCGACGCTTATTGGATAGCCAAGGAGAAAAACAAAAAGTACACACCGAAAAAGTACCGCAAAGCAGATAAGGAGTAG